A genomic window from Microbacterium sp. H1-D42 includes:
- a CDS encoding AAA family ATPase, which produces MFPLRRNDKTPAIPSAHKGEKGPKCDGRCGKLGHGVLDASTDPEAIRRLFARYPDANIGGATLGRVVFDFDVQHGGKQSDVFPTTREHLSGRGNGNSHLIYRVGGDLARLIRPGAHVLGHGIDIRATHGSYVVLPPSLHPDTLKPYTVADESVPEHTLTDDEVRAIFAAHGKPAPGERKTPDAGSSLASLDLPEGGAWFGGSGVVQLLGSPPERGTGEMNDWLTRVAGHYAQQYRTKRDLYEWHVRDAAAKVDPDYEDTEKVLESIWATEQAKPEDADERQQRVAERVESKLVEHEAKALFARTLAELEPAEPFDVGSLAEILARPDTERFRVDGLLLSEGFTTVVAARKTGKTTFNLNLADSLLSGRDFLGQFPVEPVEGRIALLNFEVAAKQVAHWANLVGVDPDRFDIVTLRGRRNPLLHPQDRADLAEYLRGRKVEFLFVDPFSRAFYGESQQDNTQVQAFLSDLDVFARSEVGATDVVLNVHAGWNADRSRGASALEDHPDSIIWLKPGDREKGDRSTYIEAKGRDVDIEEMQLAFDPTTYRLSLTGEGSRREVKLAQKQSDLEPAILRAVAAEPGINTKGVTENLRTAGVPFQKGDETKTLKAMLEGGRIGWKKGERNASLWYPAGHPDAVTKAPLAGVGEVGF; this is translated from the coding sequence GTGTTCCCGCTCCGCCGCAACGACAAGACCCCCGCGATCCCCAGCGCCCACAAGGGCGAGAAGGGTCCGAAGTGTGACGGGCGATGCGGCAAGCTCGGGCACGGCGTCCTCGACGCCTCGACCGACCCCGAGGCCATCCGGCGACTATTCGCCCGCTATCCGGACGCCAACATCGGCGGCGCGACCCTCGGACGTGTCGTCTTCGACTTCGACGTCCAACACGGTGGCAAGCAGTCCGACGTGTTCCCCACGACGAGGGAGCACCTCAGCGGGCGGGGCAACGGTAACTCGCACCTGATCTATCGGGTTGGCGGCGACCTCGCGCGCCTCATCCGGCCCGGAGCCCACGTCCTCGGGCACGGGATTGACATCCGGGCCACGCACGGCTCGTACGTGGTCCTGCCGCCGTCGCTTCACCCTGACACCCTCAAGCCCTACACGGTCGCCGACGAGTCAGTGCCGGAGCACACCCTGACTGATGACGAGGTGCGCGCGATCTTCGCCGCACACGGCAAGCCCGCCCCGGGCGAGCGGAAGACCCCCGACGCTGGGTCCTCCTTGGCCTCTCTCGACCTCCCGGAGGGCGGGGCATGGTTCGGTGGGTCCGGGGTCGTCCAGCTTCTCGGGAGCCCGCCGGAGCGCGGGACCGGAGAGATGAACGACTGGCTGACCCGCGTGGCCGGACATTACGCCCAGCAGTACCGGACGAAGCGCGACCTCTACGAATGGCACGTCAGGGACGCCGCCGCGAAGGTCGATCCCGACTACGAGGACACCGAGAAAGTCCTCGAATCGATCTGGGCAACGGAACAGGCAAAACCGGAGGATGCGGACGAGCGCCAACAGCGAGTCGCGGAGCGGGTGGAGTCAAAGCTCGTCGAGCACGAGGCGAAGGCACTGTTCGCCCGCACGCTCGCAGAACTCGAACCCGCCGAACCGTTCGACGTGGGCTCGCTCGCCGAGATCCTCGCCCGGCCCGACACTGAACGGTTCAGAGTCGACGGGCTCCTGCTCTCCGAGGGGTTTACGACCGTGGTGGCCGCACGGAAGACCGGCAAGACCACATTCAACCTGAACCTTGCAGACTCGCTCCTCAGCGGACGCGACTTCCTCGGGCAGTTCCCCGTCGAACCGGTCGAAGGGCGCATCGCGCTCCTCAACTTCGAGGTTGCGGCCAAGCAGGTGGCGCACTGGGCCAACCTCGTAGGCGTCGACCCTGACCGGTTCGACATCGTCACACTCCGAGGTCGCCGGAACCCGCTCCTGCACCCACAGGATCGAGCCGACCTCGCAGAGTACCTGCGCGGGCGGAAGGTCGAGTTCCTGTTCGTTGACCCGTTCAGCCGTGCGTTCTACGGCGAGAGCCAGCAGGACAACACCCAGGTGCAAGCATTCCTGTCAGATCTCGACGTGTTCGCCCGCTCGGAGGTCGGAGCCACGGACGTGGTACTGAACGTACACGCGGGCTGGAACGCCGACCGTTCGCGCGGCGCGTCCGCACTGGAGGACCACCCGGACTCGATCATCTGGCTCAAGCCCGGGGATCGGGAAAAGGGCGATAGGTCGACCTACATCGAGGCGAAGGGCCGCGACGTGGACATCGAGGAGATGCAACTGGCGTTCGACCCGACCACGTACCGGCTCTCGCTGACCGGCGAGGGCTCACGGCGCGAGGTGAAGCTCGCCCAGAAGCAGAGCGATCTCGAACCGGCGATCCTGCGAGCCGTCGCGGCAGAGCCCGGGATTAACACCAAGGGCGTCACCGAGAACCTGCGCACGGCGGGCGTGCCATTCCAGAAGGGTGACGAGACGAAGACCCTCAAGGCGATGCTCGAAGGTGGCCGGATCGGCTGGAAGAAGGGCGAGCGCAACGCCTCGCTGTGGTACCCGGCAGGACACCCGGACGCGGTGACGAAAGCACCTCTCGCGGGCGTCGGGGAGGTGGGGTTCTGA
- a CDS encoding NUMOD4 domain-containing protein, translating into MNHEWRPVPGFEGLYEVSDSGQIRNARPSQGRPAGYVLSTPVNPTTGNAIVRLYGPQGGKTLAVHRLVARAFHGEPPVGARAKRLNGHKADNRATNLEWEVTS; encoded by the coding sequence GTGAATCACGAATGGCGACCCGTCCCCGGGTTCGAAGGGCTCTACGAAGTCTCGGACTCCGGCCAGATCCGCAACGCCCGCCCCAGCCAGGGACGCCCCGCAGGGTACGTCCTGTCCACACCTGTCAACCCGACCACCGGAAACGCCATCGTGCGCCTCTACGGCCCGCAGGGCGGCAAGACCCTCGCGGTACATCGGCTGGTCGCTCGGGCGTTCCACGGGGAGCCGCCTGTGGGCGCGAGGGCCAAGCGCCTCAACGGTCACAAGGCCGACAACCGCGCCACCAACCTCGAATGGGAGGTCACATCGTGA
- a CDS encoding recombinase family protein: protein MGGHIVTKSKITRAAVLTRVSTDEQAGEGSTSLEDQARLGVEFIESKGWEFTGEVYQDVMSGTLPVRSRPELRRAIQDAARGEFDVLVVLNLSRLSRKLRVSAEVADDLAEVGVGIASVQESMIDTSTPSGRFVFAQFCAIAELDRESILIKTVAGQRALARQNRLPGGEPPYGYRRVGSKRDSRVVVDEAEREVLRLGYDLLVKRRKNAYQVAEHFNDAGIKPRKADRWSAEVVRHMWRNPAHSTGKVIWGLPKTSGAGGQRRHKAKVDRQGNPVYGAPVEIDLGNPVFTAAEHRALIRALERRSTGTVANPAVSRLLTGRVFTHEGHAMYGVNLPREAWQGAYRCATRRQSAGANRCSCPQLRALPIEELVWAEVVRILSDPARLEAAARAYLALPEEGGDAEADRRALDGVRAEIERFERGLAKAERGVLLADSDEDERRQAALVADLKRELSAARERLVGYEALVSSEEARNQALSDVAALADRARGRLHTLADAERAEVVRILQVSVVCSGPVVAGMPESVAISGVIDPRMWGTDSGTSGSSASPTPADSPSGAQSAPGVAPWPRWPSPGCWS, encoded by the coding sequence ATGGGAGGTCACATCGTGACGAAGAGCAAGATCACACGCGCCGCCGTGCTAACCCGCGTGTCAACGGATGAGCAAGCAGGGGAAGGCTCGACCTCCCTGGAGGACCAGGCCCGACTCGGAGTCGAGTTCATCGAATCGAAGGGTTGGGAGTTCACGGGCGAGGTCTACCAAGACGTGATGTCCGGCACCCTCCCGGTGAGGAGCCGACCCGAGCTCCGGCGCGCGATCCAGGACGCCGCGCGGGGCGAGTTCGACGTGCTGGTTGTGTTGAACCTGTCGCGGCTCTCCCGCAAGCTCCGAGTGTCCGCAGAAGTGGCCGACGACCTGGCCGAAGTGGGGGTCGGCATCGCGTCGGTGCAGGAATCGATGATCGACACCTCCACACCCTCGGGCCGGTTCGTATTCGCCCAGTTCTGCGCCATCGCGGAGCTCGACCGTGAGTCGATCCTCATCAAGACCGTGGCCGGTCAGCGGGCGCTCGCCCGTCAGAACCGCCTGCCCGGGGGCGAGCCGCCCTACGGGTATCGCCGAGTGGGGTCGAAGCGGGATTCTCGGGTGGTCGTCGACGAGGCAGAGCGCGAGGTCCTCCGGCTCGGGTATGACCTGTTGGTAAAACGCCGCAAGAACGCCTATCAGGTGGCCGAGCACTTCAATGATGCCGGAATCAAGCCGCGCAAGGCCGATCGGTGGTCCGCAGAGGTAGTCCGCCACATGTGGCGCAACCCGGCCCACTCCACCGGCAAGGTCATCTGGGGTCTGCCAAAGACCAGCGGAGCCGGAGGGCAACGCCGACACAAAGCCAAGGTGGACCGCCAGGGCAATCCGGTCTACGGCGCGCCAGTCGAGATCGACCTCGGCAACCCCGTGTTCACCGCCGCCGAGCACCGGGCGCTGATTCGCGCCCTCGAACGCCGGAGCACCGGGACGGTGGCAAACCCGGCGGTGTCTCGACTGCTGACGGGCAGGGTGTTCACCCACGAGGGCCACGCGATGTACGGCGTGAACTTGCCCCGTGAGGCGTGGCAGGGTGCCTACCGGTGTGCCACCCGCCGCCAGTCCGCTGGGGCCAACCGGTGCTCCTGCCCTCAACTTCGGGCGCTCCCGATTGAGGAGCTGGTCTGGGCCGAGGTGGTCCGCATCCTGTCGGACCCGGCGCGGCTGGAGGCGGCGGCTCGGGCTTACCTTGCCCTGCCAGAGGAGGGCGGCGACGCCGAGGCGGACCGGCGGGCGCTGGATGGCGTGCGGGCAGAAATCGAGCGCTTCGAACGTGGGCTCGCGAAGGCCGAACGGGGGGTGCTCCTCGCGGACTCGGATGAGGACGAGCGGCGACAGGCCGCGCTGGTGGCCGACCTCAAGCGGGAGCTTTCCGCCGCCCGCGAGCGGCTGGTCGGGTACGAGGCGTTGGTGTCCTCGGAGGAGGCGCGGAACCAGGCCCTCAGCGACGTGGCCGCGCTGGCGGACCGCGCACGGGGGCGGCTCCACACGCTGGCGGACGCGGAACGCGCCGAGGTGGTGCGGATCCTCCAGGTGTCCGTGGTCTGCTCGGGTCCGGTGGTTGCTGGGATGCCTGAATCGGTTGCGATCAGCGGGGTCATTGACCCGCGCATGTGGGGCACGGACTCGGGCACCAGCGGGTCGTCGGCTAGTCCGACCCCGGCTGATTCACCCAGCGGTGCTCAGTCAGCACCGGGGGTCGCTCCATGGCCGCGGTGGCCTTCGCCGGGTTGCTGGTCGTGA
- a CDS encoding TadE family type IV pilus minor pilin, whose translation MRIGRESDGGTRGTLRGERGSVAAELAVALPAALLALLLGVGALSAAATQVSLQDAAADAARLLGRGESQARAAGVVSASVAGARSDSRAAGDLVCVTASIDLKVGRIISVPLRASSCALAGGL comes from the coding sequence ATGCGCATCGGTCGGGAGAGCGACGGCGGCACGCGCGGAACACTCCGCGGTGAGCGCGGATCGGTCGCGGCCGAGCTCGCCGTCGCGCTCCCGGCGGCGCTGCTGGCACTGCTGCTCGGCGTCGGCGCCCTGAGCGCCGCGGCGACGCAGGTGTCGCTGCAGGATGCCGCTGCGGACGCCGCCCGGCTGCTCGGTCGTGGTGAGAGTCAGGCCAGGGCAGCCGGCGTCGTCTCGGCCTCCGTCGCCGGTGCCCGCTCTGACTCGCGCGCCGCCGGTGACCTGGTCTGCGTCACCGCATCGATCGATCTGAAGGTCGGCCGCATCATCTCGGTGCCGCTTCGGGCATCCAGCTGCGCGCTCGCGGGCGGCCTGTGA
- a CDS encoding helicase, translating into MAGTALAAGVLTVAATLSLGLAAVGGAAVTAQRAAGAADAAALAAADAASGAITTPDDPCVLAERVAAASDATLSACRIDVFTATVEVRSAYAGLVAVSRARAGPPEDP; encoded by the coding sequence ATGGCAGGAACAGCGCTCGCCGCGGGCGTGCTGACGGTCGCGGCGACCCTCTCACTCGGCCTCGCCGCCGTGGGCGGTGCCGCCGTCACCGCCCAGCGCGCGGCCGGCGCCGCCGATGCCGCAGCGCTCGCCGCAGCCGATGCCGCATCGGGCGCGATCACCACACCGGATGACCCCTGCGTGCTCGCGGAACGCGTCGCGGCAGCATCCGATGCGACCCTCTCGGCGTGTCGCATCGATGTATTCACGGCGACAGTCGAGGTCAGATCCGCGTACGCTGGTCTCGTCGCCGTCTCCCGGGCCCGAGCGGGCCCACCCGAGGATCCATGA
- the topA gene encoding type I DNA topoisomerase translates to MAEGKKLVIVESPTKMRSIQGYLGDGYEVLSSVGHIRDLADKKDIPADDKKAYGKYSIDVENDFDPYYVVSDRKTKTVAELRRALKSADEVLLATDEDREGEAIAWHLLETLKPKVPVKRMVFHEITKDAIQAAVGNTRELDLALVDAQETRRILDRLYGWDVSPVLWYKVKSGLSAGRVQSAATRMIVERERERMAFVSAEYWDVEAMAAATGQAFSTRLVRVDGGQLARGTDFDDTGKLKKAVVILSEEQANALAAAVEAAGSATVSKVEAKPGTRSPYAPFTTSTMQQEAGRKLSMSAKHAMGVAQRLYEKGYITYMRTDSVALSTQAIQAARSQAVALYGDAAVPLKPRVYKSKSKNAQEAHEAIRPSGDTFRTPSSVSSGLDRDEQRLYDLIWKRTVASQMSDAKYETTTVTLEADAAGQKAEFTASGTVYTFRGFLEAYEEGRDEKRNSQDKADDQSLPAVAVGDEVGMSDAVAKGHRTTPKPRYTEASLVKALEEHGIGRPSTFASTIGTVIDRGYATKRGQALVPTWLAFSVVRLLEQHFATLIDYDFTAALEDDLDAIARGEQNRVEWLRRFYYGADDQVGLRQVVDNLGEIDARALNSTRITDTATLRFGKYGPYLEVVDPANPDAKPRIVNVPEDLAPDELTAEKAQELVDAPVAGDRVLGENPENGKIIVVKDGRFGPYVQENDPVSEDDAVDTATGEVVEVEKPKKKAKKDTAPKPRTGSLFRSMSVDTIDLDTALQLLSLPRVVGKDPESGEEITAQNGRFGPYLKKGTDSRSLESESQIFDITLEQALELYAQPKYGARKASSALAEFDADPVSGKPIRVRDGRFGAYVTDGETNVTIPRGQTPDDITFEIAVQMLADKRAKGPVKRGAKKAPAKKAPAKKAAAKKPAAKKKAPAKTAKSDAEKAAARSAAAKKAAATRAANRVLSERSES, encoded by the coding sequence TTGGCTGAAGGCAAGAAGCTCGTCATCGTCGAGTCCCCGACGAAGATGCGATCGATCCAGGGTTACCTCGGCGACGGTTACGAGGTGCTCAGCTCGGTCGGCCACATCCGCGACCTCGCCGACAAGAAGGACATCCCGGCCGACGACAAGAAGGCATACGGGAAGTACTCGATCGACGTCGAGAACGACTTCGATCCCTACTACGTCGTCTCCGACCGCAAGACCAAGACGGTCGCCGAGCTGCGCCGCGCGCTCAAGAGCGCCGACGAAGTCCTGCTCGCAACAGATGAGGACCGCGAGGGCGAAGCCATCGCGTGGCACCTGCTGGAGACGCTCAAGCCCAAGGTTCCCGTCAAGCGCATGGTCTTCCACGAGATCACCAAGGACGCGATCCAGGCAGCGGTCGGCAACACGCGCGAGCTCGACCTCGCCCTGGTCGACGCGCAGGAGACCCGACGCATCCTCGACCGCCTGTACGGCTGGGACGTCTCGCCGGTGCTCTGGTACAAGGTGAAGTCCGGGCTTTCGGCCGGCCGCGTGCAGTCCGCCGCCACCCGCATGATCGTCGAGCGCGAACGTGAGCGGATGGCCTTCGTCTCGGCCGAGTACTGGGACGTCGAGGCGATGGCAGCCGCCACCGGTCAGGCGTTCTCTACCCGCCTCGTGCGCGTCGACGGCGGCCAGCTGGCCCGCGGCACCGACTTCGACGACACCGGAAAGCTGAAGAAGGCCGTCGTCATCCTCTCGGAGGAACAGGCGAACGCCCTCGCCGCCGCGGTCGAGGCCGCAGGCAGTGCGACCGTCAGCAAGGTCGAGGCCAAACCAGGCACGCGCAGCCCCTACGCTCCCTTCACCACCTCCACCATGCAGCAGGAGGCCGGTCGCAAGCTCTCGATGAGCGCGAAGCACGCCATGGGCGTCGCCCAGCGTCTCTATGAGAAGGGGTACATCACTTATATGCGCACCGACTCGGTCGCGCTGAGCACGCAGGCGATCCAGGCCGCGCGCAGCCAGGCCGTCGCGCTGTACGGCGACGCCGCTGTGCCGCTGAAGCCCCGCGTGTACAAGTCCAAGAGCAAGAACGCGCAGGAGGCGCACGAGGCGATCCGCCCGTCCGGCGACACCTTCCGTACGCCGTCGTCGGTCTCGTCTGGCCTCGACCGCGACGAGCAGCGCCTGTACGACCTGATCTGGAAGCGCACCGTCGCGAGCCAGATGTCGGATGCCAAGTACGAGACCACCACGGTCACTCTCGAGGCCGACGCTGCCGGTCAGAAGGCCGAGTTCACGGCATCCGGCACCGTCTACACGTTCCGCGGCTTCCTCGAGGCCTACGAAGAGGGACGCGACGAGAAGCGCAACTCGCAGGACAAGGCCGATGACCAGTCGCTGCCCGCCGTCGCCGTCGGCGACGAGGTGGGGATGTCGGATGCTGTCGCCAAGGGACACCGCACCACACCGAAGCCGCGGTACACCGAGGCTTCGCTGGTGAAGGCGCTGGAGGAGCACGGCATCGGTCGTCCGTCGACCTTCGCCAGCACCATCGGCACGGTGATCGACCGAGGCTACGCCACCAAGCGCGGCCAGGCGCTCGTGCCGACCTGGCTGGCGTTCAGCGTGGTGCGGCTGCTCGAGCAGCATTTCGCCACCCTGATCGATTACGACTTCACCGCCGCTCTCGAGGACGACCTCGACGCGATCGCGCGTGGTGAGCAGAATCGCGTGGAGTGGCTGCGCCGGTTCTACTACGGTGCCGATGACCAGGTCGGGCTCCGACAGGTGGTCGACAACCTGGGTGAGATCGACGCGCGTGCGCTGAACTCCACCCGCATCACCGACACGGCCACGCTGCGCTTCGGCAAGTACGGCCCGTACCTCGAGGTCGTCGATCCGGCGAACCCGGACGCGAAGCCGCGCATCGTCAACGTGCCAGAGGATCTCGCGCCGGACGAACTGACGGCTGAGAAGGCGCAGGAGCTCGTCGACGCCCCCGTCGCCGGCGACCGCGTGCTGGGGGAGAATCCCGAGAACGGCAAGATCATCGTCGTCAAGGATGGTCGCTTCGGTCCGTACGTGCAGGAGAACGATCCCGTCTCCGAGGACGACGCCGTCGACACCGCCACCGGTGAGGTCGTCGAGGTCGAGAAGCCGAAGAAGAAGGCGAAGAAGGACACCGCTCCCAAGCCGCGCACTGGTTCGCTGTTCCGCTCGATGTCGGTCGACACCATCGACCTCGACACGGCGCTGCAGCTGCTCAGCCTGCCGCGGGTCGTGGGCAAGGACCCGGAGTCGGGTGAGGAGATCACGGCACAGAACGGCCGGTTCGGTCCGTACCTGAAGAAAGGCACCGACTCGCGCTCGCTGGAGAGCGAGTCGCAGATCTTCGACATCACGCTCGAGCAGGCTCTGGAGCTGTACGCGCAGCCGAAGTACGGTGCCCGCAAGGCATCCAGCGCGCTCGCCGAGTTCGATGCCGACCCGGTCAGCGGCAAGCCGATCCGCGTGCGCGACGGCCGGTTCGGCGCGTATGTGACCGACGGCGAGACGAACGTGACGATCCCGCGCGGGCAGACGCCGGACGACATCACGTTCGAGATCGCCGTGCAGATGCTGGCCGACAAGCGTGCCAAGGGGCCGGTCAAGCGCGGCGCGAAGAAGGCTCCAGCCAAGAAGGCTCCGGCCAAGAAGGCCGCGGCCAAGAAGCCCGCTGCGAAGAAGAAGGCGCCCGCCAAGACGGCGAAGTCGGATGCCGAGAAGGCCGCCGCCCGCTCGGCCGCGGCGAAGAAGGCCGCCGCGACCCGTGCAGCGAACCGCGTGCTGAGCGAGCGCAGTGAGTCCTAG
- the tmk gene encoding dTMP kinase, with amino-acid sequence MTRTDGLWVTFEGGDGSGKSTQSALLSTWLGEQGRTVLHTREPGGSEVGVLIRDIVLHHRGDIAPRAEALLYAADRAHHVATVVRPALERGDVVIQDRYLDSSVAYQGAGRVLDAGEVRDLSLWATEGALPDLTVLLDIDPALARQRLDADDKPFDRLEAEKEEFHARVRAAFLALAAAEPQRFLVVDATADPDDIAVLVRARIARLL; translated from the coding sequence GTGACCCGGACCGACGGGCTCTGGGTCACGTTCGAGGGCGGTGACGGATCGGGCAAGTCGACTCAGTCGGCGCTGCTGTCCACCTGGCTCGGCGAGCAGGGACGCACCGTGCTGCACACCCGCGAGCCCGGCGGCTCCGAGGTGGGCGTGCTCATCCGCGACATCGTGCTGCATCACCGTGGCGACATCGCGCCGCGCGCCGAGGCGCTGCTGTACGCCGCCGACCGCGCACACCACGTGGCGACCGTCGTGCGACCGGCACTCGAGCGTGGCGACGTCGTCATCCAGGACCGCTATCTCGACTCGTCCGTCGCTTACCAGGGCGCGGGGCGCGTGCTGGATGCCGGCGAGGTGCGCGACCTGTCGCTCTGGGCGACCGAGGGTGCGCTGCCGGATCTGACCGTGCTGCTTGACATCGATCCTGCACTCGCGCGCCAACGGCTGGACGCGGACGACAAGCCCTTCGACCGGCTCGAGGCCGAGAAGGAGGAGTTCCACGCGCGCGTGCGGGCGGCGTTCCTTGCTCTCGCCGCGGCCGAGCCCCAGCGCTTCCTCGTCGTCGATGCGACCGCCGACCCCGATGACATCGCCGTGCTGGTGCGCGCGCGCATCGCACGCCTGCTCTGA
- a CDS encoding DNA polymerase III subunit delta' produces MTSVATAPFPWSDVWGQDAAVQTLQQAASDPAALSHAWLITGPPGSGRSTLAYAFAAALIAEHPGDEATMRQVLAATHPDVTALRTDKVIITIKEARALVERSYFAPSAGRYRVIVVEDADRMVERTSNVLLKALEEPPERTVWVLCAPSEADLLPTIRSRVRTLRLREPEVDDVARLISMRTGVDEVIAEQAARHAQRHIGMAQRLAGHDDARRRRDETLRAVLSVRGVSTAVEVAGHIIQAATDDAKALSTERDAAERAALLRMVGVAEGQAVPPAVRSQVAALEDDQKKRATRSLRDGIDRVLTDLQSMYRDVVMLQFGRSDDLINRELLTELEALAEAWPVQRTILVLDAIADTRETLDRNVAPLLALESLLVTVSSGRTP; encoded by the coding sequence ATGACCTCCGTCGCGACCGCCCCCTTCCCGTGGTCGGACGTGTGGGGTCAGGATGCCGCCGTGCAGACGCTGCAGCAGGCAGCATCCGACCCTGCGGCGCTGTCGCACGCCTGGCTGATCACTGGCCCCCCTGGCTCCGGTCGATCGACGCTCGCCTATGCGTTCGCCGCCGCGCTGATCGCTGAGCATCCAGGGGATGAGGCGACGATGCGCCAGGTGCTCGCCGCCACGCATCCTGACGTCACGGCGCTGCGCACCGACAAGGTGATCATCACGATCAAAGAGGCCCGCGCCCTCGTGGAGCGCTCGTACTTCGCGCCATCAGCCGGCCGCTACCGCGTGATCGTCGTCGAGGACGCGGATCGCATGGTCGAGCGCACCTCGAACGTGCTGCTGAAGGCGCTCGAAGAGCCCCCCGAGCGCACCGTCTGGGTGCTGTGCGCCCCCAGCGAGGCCGACCTGCTGCCAACGATCCGCTCGCGCGTGCGCACTTTGCGCCTGCGCGAACCCGAAGTCGACGACGTCGCACGACTGATCAGCATGCGCACGGGTGTCGATGAGGTAATCGCCGAGCAGGCCGCCCGCCATGCCCAGCGACACATCGGCATGGCGCAGCGACTGGCCGGTCATGACGACGCACGCCGACGCCGCGACGAGACTCTGCGTGCGGTGCTGAGCGTGCGCGGCGTCAGCACGGCCGTCGAGGTCGCCGGTCACATCATCCAGGCCGCCACCGACGACGCGAAGGCACTGAGCACCGAACGCGACGCCGCTGAGCGCGCAGCGCTGCTGCGCATGGTCGGCGTCGCCGAAGGGCAGGCGGTGCCTCCGGCCGTGCGCTCTCAGGTCGCTGCCCTGGAGGACGACCAGAAGAAGCGCGCGACCCGCAGCCTGCGCGACGGCATCGACCGCGTGCTCACCGACCTGCAGTCGATGTACCGCGATGTCGTGATGCTGCAGTTCGGGCGCAGCGACGACCTGATCAACCGCGAACTGCTCACCGAGCTCGAAGCGCTGGCGGAAGCCTGGCCGGTGCAGCGCACGATCCTCGTGCTCGACGCCATCGCCGACACCCGCGAGACACTCGACCGCAACGTCGCGCCTCTGCTCGCCCTCGAGAGCCTGCTCGTCACCGTCTCCAGCGGAAGGACCCCGTGA